In one Arachis duranensis cultivar V14167 chromosome 9, aradu.V14167.gnm2.J7QH, whole genome shotgun sequence genomic region, the following are encoded:
- the LOC107464602 gene encoding uncharacterized protein LOC107464602 isoform X1: protein MAVPKVNEMLLQDLEEMGFPRSQATRALYYSGNKNLEDAIHWTIDHENDPDIDVMPLVDVDIDIDSPQSFPITEEIRIKAQKLREQEHKKKEEEQKRLEREREKERIEAGKRLLEAKRIAEENARQRNLALRKAEKEEEKKARENVLQKLQQDKINRRSKHESILPIDGLANVRSSATTIEQQDKIFQNPKPVSTIEKVDYLRECLRSLKRKHQAEHGRVRKAFETLSIYVGNVVKNPNEEKYRKIRLSNPLFQERVASLNGGVEFLELCGFERTGDFLYLPHEKCDIALLNSAGAVMNSAITNPFFGLLST, encoded by the exons ATGGCTGTCCCAAAAGTGAATGAAATGTTGCTTCAAGACCTTGAAGAAATGGGATTTCCACGGTCACAAGCCACCCGGGCACTTTATTATTCAG GCAACAAGAACTTAGAGGATGCAATACATTGGACAATTGATCACGAAAATGACCCTGATATTGATGTGATGCCactg GTAGATGTAGACATTGATATTGATTCTCCTCAATCCTTCCCTATCACGGAAGAAATCAGAATCAAAGCTCAGAAGCTAAG gGAACAAGAGCataagaaaaaagaggaggaaCAAAAAAGATTGGAGAGAGAACGGGAGAAG GAGAGGATTGAAGCAGGTAAGAGACTCCTTGAGGCAAAGCGAATTGCTGAAGAAAATGCAAGACAAAG GAATTTAGCCTTGAGAAAagcagaaaaggaagaagagaaaaaggcaAGGGAAAATGTTCTCCAAAAACTACAACAGGACAAG ATAAATAGAAGATCTAAGCATGAATCAATATTGCCTATAGATGGCCTAGCCAATGTCAGATCATCTGCTACTACCATCGAACAGCAAGATAAG ATATTTCAGAATCCAAAACCTGTTTCCACAATTGAAAAGGTTGATTACTTAAGGGAATGTTTGAGGTCTCTCAAGCGTAAACACCAG GCCGAGCATGGGAGAGTCAGAAAGGCCTTCGAAACACTTTCAATTTATGTTGGAAATGTTGTCAAGAATCCAAACGAGGAAAAGTACAGGAAGATCAGACTAAGCAATCCGTTATTCCAA GAAAGAGTTGCAAGTTTGAATGGAGGTGTGGAGTTTCTTGAACTCTGTGGTTTTGAAAGAACCGGTGACTTCTTGTATCTACCTCATGAAAAGTGTGATATAGCATTACTAAATTCAGCTGGTGCTGTGATGAATTCTGCAATCACAAATCCTTTCTTTGGACTTCTAAGTACTTAg
- the LOC107464644 gene encoding uncharacterized protein LOC107464644 → MYADRVDSGVRRSAKERLNGNTVTDSSRPQRQITGKRQRQDDKWEHDLFDDDDGSRITNRKVTSHDLRLKLQKKGLQPATQSGRSSAPNVRDLRERLSGTMTVQPKNIDPPKSKVVAKPSSKSVGVEAPAVQAKRPSNSVPKKLPQKADISVDDFLQSLGLEKYLITFQAEEVDMAALNHMTDEDLKAMGIPMGPRKKILLALESKV, encoded by the exons ATGTATGCTGATCGGGTGGACAGTGGAGTCAGGAGATCCGCCAAGGAACGCCTTAACGGAAACACCGTCACTGATTCTTCACGGCCGCAACGGCAAATCACCGGCAAGag GCAAAGGCAAGATGACAAGTGGGAACATGATctctttgatgatgatgatggatcCCGGATCACTA ATCGCAAAGTTACTTCTCATGATCTTCGTCTTAAGCTTCAAAAGAAAGGTCTTCAACCGGCAACTCAGAGTGGAAGGAGTTCTGCTCCAAATGTGCGGGATCTTCGTGAAAGGCTATCTGGGACAATGACTGTGCAACCTAAAAACATTGATCCACCAAAGTCAAAGGTGGTAGCCAAACCAAGCAGTAAAAGTGTCGGTGTTGAGGCTCCTGCAGTACAGGCCAAGAGACCATCTAATTCAGTCCCTAAAAAGTTGCCACAGAAG GCTGATATTTCGGTGGATGATTTCTTGCAATCATTGGGTCTCGAAAAGTATCTCATAACTTTTCAGGCAGAAGAA GTTGATATGGCAGCCCTTAATCATATGACTGATGAGGATCTCAAGGCTATGGGTATACCAATG GGGCCAAGAAAGAAGATACTTTTAGCGCTAGAGTCAAAGGTCTAA
- the LOC107464586 gene encoding uncharacterized protein LOC107464586 translates to MPAPLTEKQRPDAQLRDGGDAHPSVWIQKQCHKPRVTTGATKMNQGKLERRRRGCDPWRCYQRRVKLQDSFKAEDRRKGRRDEKRGLGLDADENEIWTNNKHDFFNIVGDNNNYDPLSLFLFVLVVDVLNRMIREAVRNGRISPLLVGRDNIELSHLKFADDTILFCSSDEETARNYKRLLRCFEMMSDLSINFEKSNLILVNCSQEWARQMCQLLDSQEAALPVRYLGISLGANSRLVKTWKPVINKVEEKLSLWKGRVLSKAGKLVLIKWVINSLSIYYLSLYKMPKAVARKIISMQKRFFWGKDDRRPGMAPVKWEMIQAPKKLGGLGVGDAVVRNAALLFEWWWRFSKEECTLWKKIVCSCNNLNLNHLLPSQKLPERGGPWRDICQLQIEEQHVRQKMIDGLTMEVGDGRSTRFWKDT, encoded by the exons ATGCCAGCTCCGTTGACAGAGAAACAGAGACCAGACGCACAGCTCCGAGACGGTGGCGACGCACACCCATCGGTGTGGATACAGAAGCAGTGTCACAAACCGAGGGTGACAACTGGGGCCACGAAGATGAACCAAGGAAAACTGGAGAGGCGCCGTCGTGGTTGCGACCCTTGGAGGTGCTACCAGCGGCGGGTCAAGCTCCAGGATTCGTTCAAGGCAGAGGATAGGAGAAAGGGTAGACGAGACGAAAAAAGGGGGTTAGGGTTGGATgctgatgaaaatgaaatt TGGACAAACAACAAGCATGACTTCTTTAATATCGTCGGTGACAATAACAACTATGATCCTTTATCactgtttttgtttgttttggtgGTAGATGTGCTTAACAGGATGATTAGGGAGGCGGTAAGAAATGGTCGTATCTCTCCACTGCTAGTTGGTCGGGATAATATAGAGTTATCACACTTAAAATTTGCTGATGACACTATATTATTCTGTTCGTCGGATGAGGAGACAGCCCGAAACTATAAGAGGTTGCTGAGGTGCTTTGAAATGATGTCTGACTTGAGTATTAACTTCGAGAAGTCCAATTTGATACTAGTGAACTGCAGCCAGGAGTGGGCTAGACAGATGTGTCAGTTACTAGATTCCCAGGAGGCGGCCTTACCGGTGAGGTATCTTGGGATTAGCCTAGGAGCAAATTCGAGGTTGGTAAAAACGTGGAAGCCGGTTATAAACAAGGTGGAAGAGAAGCTCAGTTTGTGGAAAGGAAGGGTCCTTAGTAAGGCTGGGAAGCTAGTACTCATTAAGTGGGTTATTAATAGCTTGTCGATTTATTACTTGAGTTTGTATAAGATGCCAAAAGCGGTTGCACGTAAAATCATCTCAATGCAGAAAAGGTTCTTCTGGGGGAAGGATGATAGGCGACCTGGCATGGCTCCAGTGAAGTGGGAAATGATCCAGGCACCAAAGAAGCTAGGAGGTTTGGGTGTGGGGGATGCGGTGGTTCGTAATGCTGCTTTACTATTTGAATGGTGGTGGCGGTTCTCAAAGGAGGAATGCACCCTATGGAAGAAGATTGTGTGCTCCTGTAATAACTTGAATCTAAATCACCTATTGCCATCGCAAAAATTACCAGAAAGAGGTGGTCCATGGAGAGACATATGTCAACTGCAAATAGAGGAGCAACATGTAAGGCAAAAGATGATTGATGGCCTTACTATGGAAGTAGGAGATGGTAGATCCACAAGGTTTTGGAAGGATACGTGA
- the LOC107464602 gene encoding uncharacterized protein LOC107464602 isoform X2 — translation MLLQDLEEMGFPRSQATRALYYSGNKNLEDAIHWTIDHENDPDIDVMPLVDVDIDIDSPQSFPITEEIRIKAQKLREQEHKKKEEEQKRLEREREKERIEAGKRLLEAKRIAEENARQRNLALRKAEKEEEKKARENVLQKLQQDKINRRSKHESILPIDGLANVRSSATTIEQQDKIFQNPKPVSTIEKVDYLRECLRSLKRKHQAEHGRVRKAFETLSIYVGNVVKNPNEEKYRKIRLSNPLFQERVASLNGGVEFLELCGFERTGDFLYLPHEKCDIALLNSAGAVMNSAITNPFFGLLST, via the exons ATGTTGCTTCAAGACCTTGAAGAAATGGGATTTCCACGGTCACAAGCCACCCGGGCACTTTATTATTCAG GCAACAAGAACTTAGAGGATGCAATACATTGGACAATTGATCACGAAAATGACCCTGATATTGATGTGATGCCactg GTAGATGTAGACATTGATATTGATTCTCCTCAATCCTTCCCTATCACGGAAGAAATCAGAATCAAAGCTCAGAAGCTAAG gGAACAAGAGCataagaaaaaagaggaggaaCAAAAAAGATTGGAGAGAGAACGGGAGAAG GAGAGGATTGAAGCAGGTAAGAGACTCCTTGAGGCAAAGCGAATTGCTGAAGAAAATGCAAGACAAAG GAATTTAGCCTTGAGAAAagcagaaaaggaagaagagaaaaaggcaAGGGAAAATGTTCTCCAAAAACTACAACAGGACAAG ATAAATAGAAGATCTAAGCATGAATCAATATTGCCTATAGATGGCCTAGCCAATGTCAGATCATCTGCTACTACCATCGAACAGCAAGATAAG ATATTTCAGAATCCAAAACCTGTTTCCACAATTGAAAAGGTTGATTACTTAAGGGAATGTTTGAGGTCTCTCAAGCGTAAACACCAG GCCGAGCATGGGAGAGTCAGAAAGGCCTTCGAAACACTTTCAATTTATGTTGGAAATGTTGTCAAGAATCCAAACGAGGAAAAGTACAGGAAGATCAGACTAAGCAATCCGTTATTCCAA GAAAGAGTTGCAAGTTTGAATGGAGGTGTGGAGTTTCTTGAACTCTGTGGTTTTGAAAGAACCGGTGACTTCTTGTATCTACCTCATGAAAAGTGTGATATAGCATTACTAAATTCAGCTGGTGCTGTGATGAATTCTGCAATCACAAATCCTTTCTTTGGACTTCTAAGTACTTAg